In a single window of the Rhizobiaceae bacterium genome:
- the surE gene encoding 5'/3'-nucleotidase SurE: MRILLTNDDGINAEGIACLERIARHFTDDVWVVAPEFDQSGFAHSLSLSDPLRLRRIGEKHYALRGTPTDCVIMGVRKLMPEPPDLILSGVNSGSNIADDVTYSGTVAGAIEGAMLGIRSIALSQAYSVEHDERIVPYETAEALAPELLDKLIGMELPDGVLLNVNFPNCQPQEVKGTEVTAQGRLAHAMWIDERRDGRGLPYFWLRFGRAPTEVTEGTDVHAIRQKKVSVTPLQLDLTAHNLRRQLSEVLG; the protein is encoded by the coding sequence ATGCGCATATTGCTGACCAACGACGACGGCATCAATGCCGAAGGCATAGCCTGCCTTGAGCGCATCGCGCGCCATTTCACTGACGATGTTTGGGTGGTCGCGCCGGAATTCGACCAGTCCGGCTTTGCGCATTCGCTTTCGCTGTCCGATCCGTTGCGCCTGCGCCGCATCGGGGAGAAGCACTATGCGCTGCGCGGCACGCCGACCGATTGCGTGATCATGGGTGTGCGCAAGCTCATGCCCGAACCGCCGGACCTTATCCTGTCGGGCGTCAATTCCGGTTCCAACATCGCGGATGACGTGACCTATTCCGGGACGGTTGCGGGCGCAATCGAAGGCGCGATGCTGGGCATTCGCTCCATCGCGCTCAGCCAGGCCTATTCGGTCGAGCATGACGAGCGCATCGTCCCTTACGAAACCGCCGAAGCGTTGGCGCCGGAACTGCTCGACAAGCTGATCGGCATGGAGCTTCCCGATGGTGTCCTCCTCAACGTCAATTTTCCCAACTGCCAGCCGCAGGAGGTGAAGGGGACGGAGGTTACGGCCCAGGGTCGCCTTGCCCACGCAATGTGGATCGATGAACGGCGCGACGGTCGGGGCCTGCCTTATTTCTGGCTGCGGTTCGGACGCGCGCCCACGGAAGTCACCGAGGGAACGGACGTTCACGCCATTCGCCAAAAGAAGGTATCCGTCACGCCCTTGCAGCTTGATCTGACGGCTCATAACTTGCGCCGGCAATTGAGCGAGGTTCTTGGATGA